The Quercus robur chromosome 7, dhQueRobu3.1, whole genome shotgun sequence genome has a segment encoding these proteins:
- the LOC126693148 gene encoding protein DETOXIFICATION 21-like isoform X2 — protein sequence MEGDISQKLLKEKKGAEVTVADEVTLKDRVWSETKKIWVVAGPAIFTRFSTFGINVISQAFVGHIGPTELAAYSLVYTVLLRFSNGILLGMASALETLCGQAYGAKQNHMLGVYLQRSWIVLFFSSIFILPVYIFTTPILNILGQDERIAEVGGYIAHWLIGVMLSFIVCFTCQVFLQSQSKNMIIAYLAAFSIAIHLLLSWLLTVKYKFGLPGALSSTLLAFWIPNIGQLMFVMCGGCRETWKGFSSLAFKDLWPVVKLSMSSGVMLCLELWYNTVLILLTGNMQNAEVSLDALAICINVNGWELMISLGFLAAASVRVSNELGRGSSKAAKFSIVMTVLTSFVIGFVLFLFFLFFRGRLAYIFTESEEVAKAVANLSPLLAVSILLNSVQPVLSGVAVGAGWQSIVAYVNIACYYLVGIPVGVVLGYVLNMGVKVIIARNRVTKWVVKDAEGPNLTTSNA from the exons ATGGAAGGAGATATAAGCCAAAAGcttcttaaagaaaaaaaaggagcagAAGTAACTGTTGCCGATGAAGTTACACTAAAGGACAGGGTGTGGAGCGAGACAAAAAAGATATGGGTTGTGGCCGGTCCAGCTATATTCACTAGATTTTCCACCTTTGGAATCAATGTCATCAGTCAAGCCTTTGTTGGGCACATTGGCCCTACAGAATTAGCTGCCTACTCACTCGTGTATACTGTGCTTTTGAGGTTCTCAAACGGTATCCTG TTAGGCATGGCTAGTGCACTGGAAACTCTCTGTGGGCAAGCTTATGGTGCCAAACAAAACCACATGCTTGGAGTATATCTTCAAAGATCATGGATAGTTTTGTTCTTCTCCTCAATATTTATTCTTCCAGTATATATCTTCACAACCCCAATTCTAAACATTTTAGGCCAAGATGAAAGAATTGCAGAAGTGGGAGGGTACATTGCGCACTGGTTAATTGGGGTGATGTTATCCTTCATTGTGTGTTTCACGTGTCAAGTGTTCCTACAATCACAGAGCAAAAATATGATTATTGCTTACTTGGCAGCGTTTTCAATTGCAATCCACCTCTTGCTTTCATGGCTTTTAACAGTGAAATATAAGTTTGGGCTTCCTGGTGCATTGTCGTCCACATTGTTGGCATTTTGGATTCCCAATATTGGTCAGCTTATGTTTGTTATGTGTGGAGGTTGTCGGGAAACATGGAAGGGTTTCTCATCATTGGCTTTCAAGGATCTTTGGCCTGTTGTCAAGCTTTCTATGTCATCTGGTGTGATGCTCTG TCTTGAGCTCTGGTATAATACAGTGTTGATTCTTTTAACTGGAAACATGCAAAATGCTGAGGTCTCCCTCGATGCTCTAGCTATTTG CATTAACGTCAATGGGTGGGAATTGATGATATCTCTGGGATTCTTGGCTGCAGCGAG TGTTCGGGTATCAAATGAGCTAGGAAGAGGGAGTTCAAAAGCTGCAAAGTTCTCAATTGTGATGACAGTGCTCACATCATTTGTCATTGGATTCGTGCTATTcctatttttcctcttcttcagAGGACGTCTTGCTTACATATTCACTGAAAGTGAGGAGGTGGCTAAAGCAGTTGCAAACTTGTCACCTTTGTTGGCTGTCTCTATTCTATTGAACAGTGTTCAACCTGTGCTCTCTG GAGTTGCTGTTGGAGCTGGCTGGCAAAGCATTGTAGCATATGTCAACATAGCCTGCTATTACCTCGTAGGGATTCCTGTTGGTGTTGTGCTTggttatgttcttaacatgggAGTTAAA GTAATTATAGCTCGTAACCGCGTCACAAAGTGGGTTGTGAAAGATGCTGAAGGACCAAATCTTACGACATCAAATGCCTAA
- the LOC126693148 gene encoding protein DETOXIFICATION 21-like isoform X1, with the protein MEGDISQKLLKEKKGAEVTVADEVTLKDRVWSETKKIWVVAGPAIFTRFSTFGINVISQAFVGHIGPTELAAYSLVYTVLLRFSNGILLGMASALETLCGQAYGAKQNHMLGVYLQRSWIVLFFSSIFILPVYIFTTPILNILGQDERIAEVGGYIAHWLIGVMLSFIVCFTCQVFLQSQSKNMIIAYLAAFSIAIHLLLSWLLTVKYKFGLPGALSSTLLAFWIPNIGQLMFVMCGGCRETWKGFSSLAFKDLWPVVKLSMSSGVMLCLELWYNTVLILLTGNMQNAEVSLDALAICINVNGWELMISLGFLAAASVRVSNELGRGSSKAAKFSIVMTVLTSFVIGFVLFLFFLFFRGRLAYIFTESEEVAKAVANLSPLLAVSILLNSVQPVLSGVAVGAGWQSIVAYVNIACYYLVGIPVGVVLGYVLNMGVKGVWIGMLFGTFVQTLVLVIITYKTDWDEQVIIARNRVTKWVVKDAEGPNLTTSNA; encoded by the exons ATGGAAGGAGATATAAGCCAAAAGcttcttaaagaaaaaaaaggagcagAAGTAACTGTTGCCGATGAAGTTACACTAAAGGACAGGGTGTGGAGCGAGACAAAAAAGATATGGGTTGTGGCCGGTCCAGCTATATTCACTAGATTTTCCACCTTTGGAATCAATGTCATCAGTCAAGCCTTTGTTGGGCACATTGGCCCTACAGAATTAGCTGCCTACTCACTCGTGTATACTGTGCTTTTGAGGTTCTCAAACGGTATCCTG TTAGGCATGGCTAGTGCACTGGAAACTCTCTGTGGGCAAGCTTATGGTGCCAAACAAAACCACATGCTTGGAGTATATCTTCAAAGATCATGGATAGTTTTGTTCTTCTCCTCAATATTTATTCTTCCAGTATATATCTTCACAACCCCAATTCTAAACATTTTAGGCCAAGATGAAAGAATTGCAGAAGTGGGAGGGTACATTGCGCACTGGTTAATTGGGGTGATGTTATCCTTCATTGTGTGTTTCACGTGTCAAGTGTTCCTACAATCACAGAGCAAAAATATGATTATTGCTTACTTGGCAGCGTTTTCAATTGCAATCCACCTCTTGCTTTCATGGCTTTTAACAGTGAAATATAAGTTTGGGCTTCCTGGTGCATTGTCGTCCACATTGTTGGCATTTTGGATTCCCAATATTGGTCAGCTTATGTTTGTTATGTGTGGAGGTTGTCGGGAAACATGGAAGGGTTTCTCATCATTGGCTTTCAAGGATCTTTGGCCTGTTGTCAAGCTTTCTATGTCATCTGGTGTGATGCTCTG TCTTGAGCTCTGGTATAATACAGTGTTGATTCTTTTAACTGGAAACATGCAAAATGCTGAGGTCTCCCTCGATGCTCTAGCTATTTG CATTAACGTCAATGGGTGGGAATTGATGATATCTCTGGGATTCTTGGCTGCAGCGAG TGTTCGGGTATCAAATGAGCTAGGAAGAGGGAGTTCAAAAGCTGCAAAGTTCTCAATTGTGATGACAGTGCTCACATCATTTGTCATTGGATTCGTGCTATTcctatttttcctcttcttcagAGGACGTCTTGCTTACATATTCACTGAAAGTGAGGAGGTGGCTAAAGCAGTTGCAAACTTGTCACCTTTGTTGGCTGTCTCTATTCTATTGAACAGTGTTCAACCTGTGCTCTCTG GAGTTGCTGTTGGAGCTGGCTGGCAAAGCATTGTAGCATATGTCAACATAGCCTGCTATTACCTCGTAGGGATTCCTGTTGGTGTTGTGCTTggttatgttcttaacatgggAGTTAAA GGTGTTTGGATTGGAATGTTATTCGGAACATTTGTTCAAACTCTTGTACTTGTTATTATTACCTATAAAACGGACTGGGATGAACAG GTAATTATAGCTCGTAACCGCGTCACAAAGTGGGTTGTGAAAGATGCTGAAGGACCAAATCTTACGACATCAAATGCCTAA